The proteins below are encoded in one region of Paenibacillus albus:
- a CDS encoding deoxyribonuclease IV: MRLGFHVSTRGGYAQAARKVKQLGANAFQYFPKNPRSLALKTPDWKDAQRCAAFCTDHGIVSIAHSPYLTNVASEDAELRARTVQSLLNDLEIAEACGSLGVVVHFGVYKGADPLEGYRNAVLTLSAITSQWQGNAKLLIENQAGDSTFMGTTMEELAQIRSLSIDPHKIGFCLDTCHLFASGGWNGSPEAEWLHKAKELGVIEHLTAVHLNDSVYPSGEKRDRHARIGEGYIGEAGLSWLLNHPLMAEVPFVLETPSDADGTHRLQLERIRRLRGVGQVD, from the coding sequence ATGCGACTCGGCTTTCATGTATCTACGAGGGGCGGATACGCGCAAGCGGCGCGCAAAGTGAAGCAGCTTGGCGCGAACGCATTTCAATATTTTCCGAAAAACCCGCGCAGTCTCGCTCTTAAAACGCCGGATTGGAAAGATGCGCAGCGCTGTGCCGCATTCTGCACCGATCACGGAATCGTCTCGATTGCACACTCGCCATACTTGACGAACGTGGCATCTGAGGACGCCGAGCTTCGGGCAAGGACGGTGCAGTCGCTGCTGAACGATCTCGAGATCGCGGAAGCATGTGGTTCGCTGGGAGTCGTCGTGCATTTCGGCGTTTATAAAGGAGCAGACCCGCTGGAAGGCTATCGCAACGCAGTACTGACGCTTAGTGCGATCACTTCGCAGTGGCAAGGAAACGCGAAGCTGCTCATAGAGAACCAAGCAGGTGATTCAACGTTCATGGGGACGACGATGGAAGAGCTAGCTCAAATTCGCAGCCTTTCGATAGATCCGCACAAAATCGGCTTTTGCCTCGATACCTGTCATCTGTTCGCAAGCGGTGGTTGGAACGGGAGTCCTGAAGCCGAGTGGCTTCATAAAGCGAAGGAGCTTGGTGTGATTGAGCATCTGACGGCCGTGCATCTGAACGATTCAGTCTATCCAAGCGGAGAGAAACGAGATCGCCATGCGCGCATAGGTGAGGGTTATATTGGAGAAGCGGGCTTAAGCTGGCTGTTGAATCATCCGCTCATGGCTGAAGTGCCCTTCGTGCTCGAAACACCGTCTGACGCTGACGGCACGCATCGCTTGCAGCTTGAACGTATTCGGCGTCTGAGGGGAGTCGGGCAAGTTGATTAA
- a CDS encoding cyclic-phosphate processing receiver domain-containing protein, whose product MYLDDFRPCPKGFVLAKTAEECKLLLEHEEVDVLSLDFDLGWNQPTGLSVVQYIVESGRYPRTCYFHTSSPAGRMQMVHLLTQHAPLHIDIHHGPMPG is encoded by the coding sequence GTGTATCTAGATGATTTTCGGCCATGTCCGAAGGGGTTTGTCCTGGCTAAGACGGCAGAGGAGTGCAAGCTGCTGCTGGAGCATGAAGAAGTAGATGTTCTGTCGCTGGATTTCGATCTCGGCTGGAATCAGCCAACCGGTCTTAGCGTCGTGCAGTATATCGTCGAGAGCGGCAGGTATCCGCGCACTTGTTATTTTCATACTTCTAGTCCTGCTGGGCGTATGCAGATGGTTCATTTACTGACGCAGCATGCGCCGTTGCATATCGACATTCATCATGGCCCGATGCCGGGATGA
- a CDS encoding serine/threonine-protein kinase, which yields MDMNMEKNGYVHHSYEPGTIIGGRYRVIGRIGRGGMGEVYAAEDLRLQGKLRAVKMSLVNADHASCSAEEAGLLMRLNHPHLPLIIDYFPPDANGHELLVMDYIDGMTLQAYLAQHNRIIPFTKVVDIGMQLADALNYLHTREPAIIHRDLKPTNVMIDKGGFVRLIDFGIARVYKPGKEQDTVQLGTPGFAAPEQEGEQQSDFRTDVFGLGALLYYLLSGGHKVGINAGTPNTNSVPRLLAHVPKELAAVISQMIDPQPSCRYDNVIDAQNALAKCLPNLPAMSEIRHETRVSRKQSIIIASLSPGAGGTFVTLTLAHLLQARQIPCAAIEHPETEPEWHALLEQPAKQQAVVLTVPMYRSFYLSNSRLLQCFALEPAFQQQLSGLNTEMQFKLLSATITAPIQLTDVSSRWAAAASKTTALELEMIECDMLVFVVDPAVPKWTPSRMKTAERISYEREQGGKETYWLANKMMKFRYRSEWISSIPKKPLCEIPLLPVEEWMQLQWSGVWATANRTWLPQLERALNPLIARIDKAR from the coding sequence ATGGATATGAATATGGAGAAGAATGGATATGTACATCACAGCTATGAGCCCGGCACCATCATTGGCGGACGCTATCGAGTAATTGGCCGTATAGGACGAGGTGGCATGGGCGAGGTATATGCTGCTGAAGATCTCCGTTTGCAAGGGAAGCTTCGAGCTGTGAAAATGAGCTTAGTGAACGCTGACCATGCATCGTGCAGTGCGGAAGAAGCAGGACTGCTCATGCGGCTGAATCATCCGCATCTGCCGCTTATTATTGATTATTTTCCGCCTGATGCAAATGGTCATGAGCTGTTAGTCATGGATTATATCGACGGAATGACGCTGCAGGCTTATCTGGCACAGCACAATCGCATTATTCCGTTTACTAAAGTTGTTGATATCGGGATGCAGCTGGCAGATGCGCTCAACTACTTGCATACGAGAGAACCGGCTATTATACATCGTGACTTGAAGCCTACGAATGTCATGATTGATAAGGGCGGCTTCGTACGTCTGATTGATTTTGGCATAGCACGGGTATACAAACCTGGTAAAGAGCAGGACACCGTGCAGCTTGGAACCCCTGGCTTTGCTGCTCCAGAGCAGGAAGGCGAGCAACAGAGCGATTTTCGCACAGACGTCTTCGGTTTAGGAGCTTTGCTCTATTACTTGCTAAGTGGCGGACATAAAGTGGGGATCAATGCCGGAACGCCGAATACGAATTCAGTCCCTCGACTGCTCGCTCATGTACCCAAGGAACTAGCAGCTGTAATTAGCCAAATGATTGATCCGCAGCCGAGCTGCAGGTACGACAATGTCATTGATGCGCAAAATGCACTAGCGAAGTGCCTCCCCAATCTGCCGGCAATGAGCGAAATCCGCCATGAGACTCGGGTATCCCGAAAGCAGAGCATCATCATCGCTTCGTTGTCCCCTGGCGCTGGTGGGACTTTCGTAACTTTGACGCTTGCCCATCTACTTCAAGCCCGCCAAATCCCTTGCGCAGCCATAGAGCATCCCGAGACAGAGCCGGAATGGCATGCGCTGCTGGAACAGCCTGCGAAGCAGCAAGCAGTCGTACTCACCGTGCCGATGTATCGAAGCTTCTATCTATCGAACTCGCGGCTGCTTCAATGCTTCGCGCTTGAGCCGGCTTTTCAGCAGCAGCTGTCAGGTCTTAATACCGAAATGCAATTCAAACTGCTAAGCGCAACGATTACAGCGCCAATTCAGCTTACGGATGTATCCAGCAGATGGGCTGCAGCAGCATCAAAGACAACCGCGCTGGAGCTGGAGATGATCGAGTGCGATATGCTCGTGTTCGTTGTCGACCCTGCTGTGCCCAAATGGACGCCATCTCGAATGAAAACCGCTGAACGGATTAGCTATGAAAGAGAGCAAGGGGGCAAAGAAACCTACTGGCTTGCGAACAAAATGATGAAGTTCCGCTATCGCAGTGAATGGATAAGCTCTATTCCGAAGAAGCCGTTGTGCGAAATCCCATTACTGCCCGTAGAAGAATGGATGCAGCTGCAGTGGTCAGGAGTCTGGGCGACCGCGAACAGAACCTGGCTTCCTCAGCTGGAACGCGCTCTAAACCCGCTGATTGCACGCATCGACAAGGCTCGCTAA
- a CDS encoding carbon-nitrogen hydrolase family protein translates to MSSLRVSAVQYKLADIASFEDFAAQSTHYVRNASEYGVQCVLFPEFFTTQLLSIGDEQGQPLAIEQLPAFTDRYVALFQSLAAEYNMHIIGGTHVIDVGGGKLNNTAHLFYPDGRVERQAKLHMTPTERDEWNMQPGDGLQVFDTEFGTIAMLTCYDIEFPEIVRMARAKGADIIFCPSCTDDRHGFYRVRYCCHARAVENQVYIVTTGTVGSLRKVDFMRANFGQAAVISPNDIPFPPAGIMTEGIINDDMLVVADLNVQLLHDVRAAGSVTTWRDRRIDLYGDWQ, encoded by the coding sequence ATGAGCAGTCTACGAGTAAGTGCCGTGCAATATAAGCTTGCGGATATCGCGAGCTTCGAGGATTTTGCCGCGCAATCAACACACTATGTAAGGAACGCGTCCGAGTATGGCGTTCAATGTGTTTTGTTTCCGGAATTTTTCACGACGCAGCTCCTGTCTATTGGAGACGAGCAAGGTCAGCCGCTTGCGATCGAACAGCTGCCAGCGTTTACGGACCGTTACGTCGCGCTGTTCCAATCGCTCGCTGCTGAGTACAACATGCATATCATCGGCGGCACGCATGTCATTGATGTTGGCGGCGGCAAGCTGAATAATACCGCGCATCTGTTCTATCCGGACGGCCGCGTAGAGCGGCAAGCGAAGCTGCATATGACGCCGACCGAGCGTGATGAATGGAACATGCAGCCAGGGGATGGACTACAAGTGTTCGATACAGAGTTTGGCACGATCGCGATGCTGACCTGTTACGATATCGAGTTCCCGGAGATTGTGCGGATGGCGAGAGCCAAGGGCGCGGATATTATTTTCTGCCCATCCTGCACGGATGACCGTCATGGTTTCTACCGTGTTCGCTATTGCTGCCATGCTAGAGCGGTTGAGAATCAAGTGTATATCGTGACGACAGGCACGGTCGGATCGCTGCGCAAAGTCGATTTCATGCGTGCGAACTTCGGACAAGCTGCCGTTATTTCGCCTAACGACATTCCGTTCCCTCCAGCTGGCATCATGACAGAAGGCATTATTAACGATGACATGTTAGTCGTGGCTGACCTGAACGTCCAGCTGCTTCATGATGTTCGCGCTGCCGGCTCCGTTACGACTTGGCGTGACCGCCGAATTGATCTGTACGGCGATTGGCAATAA
- a CDS encoding HAMP domain-containing sensor histidine kinase has translation MTLRRRFTFFTIFWLIFILILFNIFVYLFVIKITMRSEDQLLTNKVNILLEDRRISEPSQLSNADLLRDYYNVDELMRIVNSSGKILNSQGSDPELLALKPEFTNKHDTGMFFIEGRRVLYMKVPLYKNNEVIGTLEIYRKLQLLDSYLQVLVIALTITSIGAILFAIFGTYWFTSRLTSPIQHMVQTMREIDRSGKLRQIELAQRDQSAELLQLARAFNQMINRLDRQFERQKQFVADASHELKTPLTVISSYAGMLKRWGRDDANIRDEAIEAISKESQRLQNLTKSMLQLAQAEQEDWLNIESFNLVQLADETADMLHLTFQRMIRVHTGKQDVLLNGDKDKIRQLLVILLDNAIKYSKDAIDITLSVNKGIVRLSVSDKGIGIPEDEMPNLFERFYRVDGARSRATGGAGLGLSIAKRIVDLHEGKIDVFSKPEQGTTISVALPQKK, from the coding sequence ATGACGCTGCGAAGAAGGTTTACGTTTTTTACGATCTTTTGGCTTATATTCATCCTGATCTTGTTTAACATATTCGTTTATTTATTTGTGATCAAAATCACGATGAGAAGCGAAGATCAGCTGCTTACGAATAAAGTGAATATTCTGCTCGAGGATAGGCGAATCAGCGAACCGTCGCAGCTGTCGAACGCAGATCTGCTCCGAGATTATTACAATGTCGACGAGTTGATGCGGATCGTGAACAGCAGCGGCAAAATTCTGAATTCGCAAGGGTCAGACCCAGAGCTGCTGGCGCTTAAGCCTGAGTTTACGAATAAGCATGATACGGGCATGTTCTTCATCGAAGGACGCAGAGTGCTCTATATGAAGGTACCGTTATACAAGAACAACGAAGTGATCGGAACGCTTGAGATTTACCGCAAGCTGCAGCTGCTCGACAGCTACTTGCAAGTGCTTGTCATCGCGCTGACGATTACGAGTATCGGTGCGATTCTGTTCGCCATCTTTGGTACATATTGGTTCACATCTAGACTCACTTCTCCGATTCAGCATATGGTGCAGACGATGAGGGAGATCGACAGGAGCGGGAAGCTGCGACAGATTGAGCTTGCGCAGCGCGATCAGTCCGCAGAATTGCTGCAGCTGGCACGGGCGTTCAATCAGATGATTAATCGCCTCGACCGGCAGTTTGAGCGGCAGAAGCAGTTCGTCGCAGACGCATCGCATGAGCTGAAGACGCCGCTAACAGTCATCAGCAGCTATGCCGGCATGTTAAAGCGGTGGGGGCGAGATGACGCGAATATTCGCGATGAAGCGATTGAAGCGATCAGCAAGGAATCGCAGAGGCTGCAAAACTTGACGAAGTCGATGCTGCAGCTGGCGCAAGCGGAGCAGGAAGATTGGTTGAATATTGAGAGCTTTAATCTCGTACAGCTTGCGGATGAGACGGCAGATATGCTGCACTTGACGTTCCAGCGGATGATCCGAGTACATACAGGCAAACAGGATGTGCTGCTGAACGGCGACAAAGATAAAATCCGTCAGCTGCTCGTTATTTTGCTCGATAATGCCATTAAGTACAGCAAAGATGCAATCGATATAACGTTGTCGGTGAACAAAGGTATCGTACGTTTGTCTGTATCGGACAAAGGCATCGGTATTCCTGAGGATGAAATGCCGAATTTGTTCGAGCGCTTCTACCGCGTCGACGGCGCGAGAAGCCGGGCCACAGGGGGAGCAGGTCTGGGCTTATCCATTGCTAAACGTATCGTTGATCTGCATGAAGGCAAGATCGACGTGTTTAGCAAACCGGAGCAAGGGACGACGATATCGGTCGCGCTGCCGCAAAAGAAATAA
- a CDS encoding response regulator transcription factor, producing the protein MNERILVIEDEDGIARVLQLELEHEGYTVGRAADGRSGLEQATNGEWDMLLLDVMLPELNGIEVLRRIRQSGNPIPIILLTARDTIPDKVSGFEHGANDYITKPFAMEELLARVRNLLRIFQAQPKEAESPDVLKVADLSIELRTRKVYRKDVLIELTPREFELLVYLAEHRNEEKSREDILSEVWGYDFIGETNLVDVYIRYLRQKIDKGYRHKLIHTVRGVGYMLKEPDA; encoded by the coding sequence ATGAACGAACGCATTCTAGTCATCGAAGATGAGGACGGCATTGCAAGAGTCCTCCAACTGGAGCTGGAACATGAAGGTTATACAGTCGGTCGCGCTGCAGACGGCAGGAGTGGCCTCGAGCAAGCGACGAACGGCGAATGGGATATGCTGCTGCTGGATGTCATGCTGCCCGAGCTGAACGGGATTGAAGTGCTGCGCCGAATTCGCCAGTCCGGCAATCCAATCCCGATTATTTTGCTAACTGCGCGTGATACGATTCCCGATAAAGTGAGCGGATTTGAGCATGGCGCCAACGATTATATTACGAAGCCCTTCGCCATGGAGGAGCTGCTTGCGCGAGTCCGTAATCTGCTAAGAATCTTCCAAGCTCAGCCGAAGGAAGCGGAGAGCCCTGACGTGCTCAAAGTAGCAGACCTGTCGATTGAGCTGCGCACCCGTAAAGTATACCGCAAAGATGTGCTGATCGAGCTTACACCACGAGAGTTTGAGCTGCTCGTCTACCTAGCGGAGCATCGGAATGAGGAGAAGTCACGAGAGGATATCTTGTCTGAAGTATGGGGCTATGATTTCATCGGCGAAACCAATCTTGTTGACGTGTACATCCGATATTTGCGGCAAAAGATTGATAAAGGCTATCGGCATAAGCTCATTCATACCGTGCGCGGCGTCGGCTATATGCTTAAGGAGCCGGATGCATGA
- a CDS encoding ABC transporter ATP-binding protein yields MITLTDITFRREERQILSGINLHVNKGEHWVILGRNGCGKTTLLEMMTGYQFPSSGTVDVLGNRFGECDVREVRKEVGYISQSIIEKLTLRDPVWEVVATGEYAFLRFYQTIDEEVRQKALRLLDEVGILYTAEQTLATLSQGERKKVLLARALMSNPKILIMDEPCAGLDLYEREKLLIDLGHLSKRDITVVYVTHHMEEIIPLFTHVALVQDGKILSAGPKKEVLSPEWLSRAYDWPVEVEWADDRPWIRALPGGIIK; encoded by the coding sequence GTGATTACGTTAACAGATATAACGTTCCGTCGTGAGGAACGACAAATACTCAGCGGCATTAATCTTCATGTAAACAAAGGTGAGCACTGGGTCATTCTTGGCCGTAACGGTTGCGGGAAGACGACGCTGCTTGAAATGATGACAGGCTATCAGTTCCCATCCTCGGGTACTGTAGATGTGCTTGGCAATCGCTTCGGCGAATGCGATGTGCGCGAGGTTCGCAAAGAAGTCGGCTACATTAGCCAATCGATTATCGAGAAGCTGACGCTGCGCGACCCGGTATGGGAAGTCGTCGCAACAGGCGAATACGCCTTCCTGCGTTTCTACCAGACGATCGACGAGGAGGTTCGTCAGAAGGCGCTTCGTCTACTGGATGAGGTTGGAATCCTGTATACAGCGGAGCAGACGCTGGCGACACTATCTCAAGGCGAACGTAAAAAAGTGCTGCTTGCGCGCGCGCTCATGTCCAACCCGAAAATTCTGATTATGGACGAGCCTTGCGCAGGTCTTGATCTCTACGAACGCGAGAAGCTGTTGATTGATCTTGGCCATCTGAGCAAGCGTGACATTACTGTCGTCTACGTTACGCATCATATGGAGGAAATCATTCCGCTGTTCACGCATGTTGCGCTCGTCCAGGACGGAAAGATTCTATCAGCGGGACCGAAGAAAGAAGTGTTAAGCCCAGAATGGCTGAGTCGTGCTTATGACTGGCCAGTTGAAGTAGAATGGGCGGATGACCGTCCGTGGATTCGGGCATTACCAGGAGGCATAATAAAGTGA
- a CDS encoding SAM-dependent methyltransferase — MSHWIGTANHGFASLAMEELRRFVNGIKFTQLIAGEVFKMEVPLSREELLELLQKNEPIFLRHIQHIERALPIQGSADDLQALSDLVRVARARVEDQTVAVHLRRVEKTPFMYSASDTKSVLDAVLMEVGAETVMQSPDMILSIFAGAEELYVGWGTPAEQLSDWPGGAVRFQREEGQISRAKFKLLEAERAFKLYFETYKQAVDIGAAPGGWTQLLLERGLRVTSIDPANLHPSLSAYPRLTVMKKNASDVNFPPGTFDLLVCDMSWSPMQMAKLVLEKTEALSDGATAIITLKLMHKKPLQTIRDVIAKLESAFELKKAKQLFHNRDEITLYLVKK, encoded by the coding sequence GTGAGTCATTGGATAGGGACGGCGAACCACGGCTTTGCATCGCTAGCGATGGAAGAGCTTCGAAGGTTCGTTAATGGTATTAAATTTACCCAGCTCATTGCTGGTGAAGTATTCAAGATGGAAGTACCGCTTAGCCGCGAGGAGCTGCTGGAGCTTCTGCAGAAGAACGAACCGATCTTTCTGCGCCATATTCAGCACATCGAGCGCGCTTTGCCGATTCAAGGCAGTGCAGACGATCTGCAAGCTTTGTCTGATCTTGTTCGTGTGGCACGTGCCCGCGTGGAAGATCAAACCGTTGCCGTTCATCTCCGCCGCGTGGAGAAAACGCCATTCATGTATTCGGCTTCCGACACGAAGTCGGTGCTGGATGCAGTTCTAATGGAGGTCGGCGCGGAGACCGTCATGCAGTCACCTGACATGATCCTGTCGATCTTCGCAGGAGCGGAGGAGCTTTATGTCGGCTGGGGTACACCTGCTGAACAGCTCTCCGACTGGCCGGGAGGCGCAGTGCGGTTTCAACGCGAGGAAGGGCAAATTTCCAGAGCGAAATTCAAGCTGCTCGAAGCAGAGCGTGCGTTCAAGCTATACTTTGAGACCTATAAGCAAGCTGTCGATATCGGCGCTGCACCAGGCGGCTGGACCCAGCTGCTGCTTGAGCGCGGATTGCGCGTGACTTCCATCGACCCGGCGAATTTGCATCCGTCGCTTTCGGCGTACCCAAGGCTGACCGTGATGAAGAAGAATGCGTCCGATGTGAATTTTCCGCCAGGAACGTTCGATCTGCTTGTTTGCGATATGAGCTGGAGTCCGATGCAGATGGCGAAGCTTGTGCTTGAGAAGACGGAAGCCCTGTCGGATGGTGCGACTGCAATTATTACGCTCAAGCTGATGCACAAGAAGCCGCTTCAGACGATCCGCGACGTGATAGCGAAGCTGGAGAGCGCATTCGAGCTGAAGAAGGCGAAGCAGTTGTTCCACAACCGCGACGAAATTACGTTATACTTAGTTAAGAAGTAG
- a CDS encoding MBL fold metallo-hydrolase, translated as MTLSITFWGTGDSMGVPRVYCSCAVCEEARGSGLNRRFRSLVHLADEEFGTMLIDCGPDWRSQMEAVSLRQIDTMLITHAHFDHIGGLPEWADMNRWLGRRGRAYAMPDVIEAIKRQFPWLTNQIDFVPIEGLLQFGGWEVLCWRVNHGKNGHAYAFRFNHSATGRAFAYCSDSIALQGEELVPLAGLDLLILGTNFYKEPFPFESRSVYDVTEAIELIKEHKPRRTMLTHMSHDIDLAHDYALPNGVTFARTGMTVVV; from the coding sequence ATGACCCTGTCTATCACCTTCTGGGGAACAGGTGATTCCATGGGGGTTCCACGCGTTTATTGCTCTTGCGCGGTTTGCGAAGAAGCGAGAGGAAGCGGGCTAAATCGCAGATTTCGCTCGCTCGTTCATTTGGCGGACGAAGAGTTCGGCACCATGCTTATCGATTGCGGACCGGATTGGCGCAGCCAGATGGAGGCGGTATCGCTTCGGCAGATCGATACGATGCTAATTACGCATGCACACTTCGACCATATCGGCGGACTACCGGAGTGGGCGGATATGAATAGGTGGCTTGGCCGAAGAGGTCGGGCATACGCGATGCCTGACGTTATCGAGGCGATCAAGCGCCAATTCCCATGGCTGACGAATCAGATCGATTTCGTTCCAATTGAAGGTCTGCTGCAGTTTGGCGGTTGGGAAGTGCTCTGCTGGCGCGTGAATCATGGCAAGAATGGACATGCCTACGCGTTTCGTTTCAACCATTCGGCTACGGGACGCGCTTTCGCATACTGCTCGGACTCGATAGCCCTTCAAGGCGAGGAACTTGTCCCGCTCGCGGGGCTGGATCTGCTGATTCTCGGAACGAATTTCTACAAGGAACCGTTCCCGTTCGAGTCGAGATCGGTGTACGATGTGACAGAAGCGATCGAGCTCATTAAAGAGCACAAGCCACGAAGAACAATGCTGACGCATATGTCGCATGATATAGACCTTGCACATGATTATGCGCTTCCGAATGGTGTGACCTTTGCTAGAACCGGTATGACCGTAGTTGTATAA
- a CDS encoding GNAT family N-acetyltransferase, whose amino-acid sequence MDYIRLKSIHDPLFASMHKLLETVFPPEEVYAYEKWEGPLQDDSIHVYVAVHEGEVVGTTEYRYYSKLRVAMTDFTIIGRPGLGIGRFLMKNRSADLTRLAAASGTESLGMFAEIYNPSLAQSDFGGIYPMSPFVRREVLSHIGYMRLDFPYVHPSWEEDGAAVSGLDFCFLPQDEERTELPASLVTEFLTTYYSALPIKPDEWYAMMEQLKTKSTIALLPL is encoded by the coding sequence ATGGACTATATCCGTCTTAAATCGATTCATGATCCGCTGTTTGCGAGCATGCACAAGCTGCTTGAAACGGTTTTCCCACCTGAAGAAGTGTATGCCTATGAGAAATGGGAAGGACCGCTGCAGGATGACAGCATCCATGTATATGTCGCGGTTCACGAGGGTGAAGTTGTCGGCACGACCGAATACCGTTATTACTCGAAGCTTCGAGTTGCAATGACAGATTTCACGATTATCGGCCGCCCGGGTCTTGGCATCGGCCGGTTCCTGATGAAGAACAGAAGCGCTGACTTGACGCGTTTGGCGGCGGCAAGCGGTACGGAATCGCTCGGTATGTTCGCTGAGATCTATAACCCATCGCTTGCGCAATCGGACTTCGGCGGCATCTATCCGATGAGTCCGTTTGTGCGTCGCGAGGTGCTCTCGCATATCGGCTATATGCGTTTGGACTTCCCGTATGTGCATCCGTCTTGGGAAGAGGACGGCGCAGCTGTCAGCGGCTTGGACTTTTGCTTCCTGCCACAGGATGAAGAAAGAACAGAACTACCGGCATCGCTCGTTACCGAGTTTCTGACAACCTACTATTCTGCGCTGCCAATTAAGCCGGATGAATGGTATGCCATGATGGAGCAGCTGAAGACGAAATCTACAATTGCACTGCTGCCGCTGTAG
- a CDS encoding GNAT family N-acetyltransferase, with protein MRKSLIVYLNGKPIEIVIRNYSEADIEGMIEIQRISFPPPFPSELWWNEEQLRQHITLFPEGAICAEMNGKLIGSMTALRVIDEQLQGNHSWESITSSGYITNHDPLGSTLYVVDLCVIPELRKAGIGKWLMLSMYEVVIHLRLARLLGGGRMPGYHKVKNEVSAEQYLQGIIEGKFNDPVISFLLRCGRMPVGVAEQYLEDEESCNYAALMEWRNPFIN; from the coding sequence ATGCGTAAATCGTTAATCGTCTACCTAAACGGTAAACCCATCGAGATCGTCATTCGCAATTATTCGGAAGCAGATATAGAAGGTATGATTGAGATCCAACGAATCAGCTTCCCGCCGCCTTTTCCTTCCGAGCTGTGGTGGAATGAAGAGCAGCTGAGACAGCATATTACGTTGTTCCCGGAAGGCGCTATCTGTGCCGAGATGAACGGTAAGCTTATCGGTTCCATGACTGCGCTTCGTGTAATCGACGAACAGCTGCAGGGTAATCACAGTTGGGAGTCCATTACCAGCAGCGGTTATATTACGAATCACGATCCGCTAGGCTCCACGCTCTATGTCGTAGATTTGTGCGTCATTCCGGAGCTGCGCAAAGCAGGTATCGGTAAATGGCTCATGCTCTCCATGTACGAGGTCGTCATTCATCTGCGTCTGGCTCGATTACTAGGTGGAGGCAGGATGCCCGGTTATCATAAAGTGAAGAACGAAGTTTCTGCCGAGCAGTACTTACAGGGAATTATCGAAGGGAAGTTCAATGATCCTGTCATCTCATTCCTGTTAAGATGCGGCAGGATGCCAGTCGGTGTTGCGGAGCAATATTTAGAGGATGAAGAATCCTGCAACTACGCGGCGCTCATGGAATGGCGAAATCCTTTTATAAACTAA
- a CDS encoding Fpg/Nei family DNA glycosylase produces MPEYPEMEHYRLMLAQRISGQPIVKVAVTREKSINVPVETFEAELVGRTVWFVERRGKMLLFHLDNGKRLLLHLMLGGLIRYESNIPNDDGTMPERSDRSVQVTIGFPLGDLCFSGLRLGYLHLLSVKEASAKLADLGPEPFDKWLTLPKFIERFKGKRGSLKTAFVEQRVIAGIGNCYADEIAFVAGVKPSARISEIESDTWERIYNAMHSTLERAVGYGGYMELPLTNNDTVTGGYNEHCFVYDRGGEPCLNCGTPITQEELNSRKVFYCSNCQKDR; encoded by the coding sequence ATGCCGGAATATCCGGAAATGGAGCATTACCGCTTGATGCTGGCGCAGCGCATATCAGGCCAGCCAATTGTGAAGGTGGCGGTCACTAGGGAGAAGTCGATCAATGTCCCCGTGGAGACTTTTGAAGCGGAGCTGGTCGGCCGAACGGTTTGGTTCGTCGAGCGCCGCGGCAAAATGCTTCTCTTCCATCTCGATAACGGGAAACGTCTGCTGCTTCATCTCATGCTAGGCGGATTAATTCGCTATGAATCGAATATTCCGAATGATGATGGTACGATGCCAGAGCGCTCAGACCGCTCGGTCCAAGTCACGATCGGGTTTCCGCTCGGCGATCTCTGCTTTAGCGGTCTCCGCTTAGGTTATTTGCATCTTCTGTCCGTGAAGGAAGCAAGTGCCAAGCTCGCTGATCTTGGCCCGGAACCATTCGACAAGTGGCTTACATTGCCGAAATTCATCGAGCGGTTCAAAGGCAAGCGCGGCTCGCTGAAGACTGCGTTCGTTGAGCAGCGCGTCATTGCGGGCATCGGCAACTGCTATGCGGACGAGATCGCTTTTGTAGCAGGTGTGAAACCATCTGCGCGTATTTCGGAGATCGAGTCGGACACGTGGGAGCGCATCTACAACGCCATGCACAGCACGCTTGAGCGAGCTGTAGGTTATGGAGGTTACATGGAGCTGCCGCTCACGAACAATGACACTGTGACCGGCGGCTACAACGAGCATTGCTTCGTCTATGATCGTGGTGGAGAGCCGTGCCTTAACTGCGGAACACCGATTACGCAAGAAGAGCTTAATTCACGCAAGGTGTTCTACTGCAGCAATTGTCAGAAGGACAGGTGA